A genomic region of Fervidobacterium gondwanense DSM 13020 contains the following coding sequences:
- the wecB gene encoding non-hydrolyzing UDP-N-acetylglucosamine 2-epimerase — MKKLKVMTVVGTRPEIIRLSEIIKKLDESEAIEHIFVHTGQNYDYELNEVFFRDLELRKPDYFLNAAGENAVETVANILKNIDPVLEKEKPDAFLVLGDTNSCLSAYAAKRRHIPVFHYEAGNRCFDQRVPEEINRRIVDHIADINLTYSTISREYLIREGFPPDRVIKIGSPMYEVLMKNMPKIQKSDVLKRLGLEPGEYFVVSSHREENVDVDEKLLELADSINTIADIYKLPIIFSAHPRTRKRLEKKGIKFSELVRVLPALGFIDYVKLQMNAKCVLSDSGTISEETSILKLRALNIREAHERPEAMEEGTVMMVGVKKERILQGLAILENQSGESIQPVRDYFVPNVSEKVLRIILSYTDYVNRVVWLNR; from the coding sequence ATGAAAAAACTCAAAGTCATGACAGTTGTTGGAACACGACCAGAGATAATAAGACTGTCTGAGATAATAAAGAAGCTTGATGAGTCAGAGGCGATAGAGCATATATTTGTTCACACAGGGCAAAATTATGACTATGAGCTAAATGAGGTTTTCTTCAGGGATTTAGAATTACGAAAACCAGACTACTTCCTAAACGCAGCCGGCGAGAATGCAGTAGAAACTGTTGCAAACATCTTGAAGAACATCGATCCGGTTTTAGAAAAAGAAAAACCTGATGCATTCCTCGTGCTCGGCGATACGAACAGCTGTTTAAGTGCGTATGCTGCGAAGAGAAGGCATATACCAGTTTTCCATTATGAAGCAGGGAATAGGTGTTTTGATCAGAGAGTTCCAGAAGAAATAAATAGGCGTATTGTTGATCATATTGCCGATATTAATCTAACTTATAGCACAATTTCCAGAGAGTACTTGATAAGGGAAGGGTTCCCACCTGATAGGGTTATAAAGATTGGAAGCCCGATGTATGAAGTTCTAATGAAAAACATGCCAAAGATACAAAAATCAGATGTTTTAAAAAGACTCGGATTGGAGCCAGGAGAATACTTTGTTGTTTCATCACACAGAGAAGAGAATGTTGATGTTGATGAGAAATTATTGGAACTGGCTGATTCGATCAACACTATCGCAGATATCTACAAGCTTCCAATCATTTTCAGTGCTCATCCAAGAACTCGCAAAAGGCTTGAAAAGAAAGGCATAAAATTCTCTGAACTTGTACGGGTTTTGCCTGCTCTGGGGTTTATAGATTACGTAAAACTTCAAATGAACGCAAAATGTGTTCTCAGTGACAGTGGAACGATTAGTGAGGAAACGTCTATACTAAAACTCAGAGCGCTTAACATCAGAGAAGCTCACGAACGCCCAGAAGCAATGGAAGAAGGAACTGTTATGATGGTTGGCGTGAAAAAAGAACGAATACTGCAAGGATTAGCGATTTTGGAAAATCAGAGTGGTGAGTCAATTCAACCAGTTAGAGACTACTTTGTGCCAAATGTGTCAGAAAAGGTGTTGAGAATAATTCTTTCGTATACAGACTATGTGAACAGGGTTGTGTGGCTTAATAGGTAA
- a CDS encoding IS110 family transposase, producing MHTKVFSIFVGIDVSKEKFNVCAISKPDSIIFEKVFEMSKQGFASFVDSLSSFPKDSIVLAMESTGCYHLNLLSFLALNDFSCIVLNPLIVKDSPSISLRKTKTDKIDARSIACTLFYLQHQLPSSPFLNPEFRDIVRERENIIHDISRIKNNIEKLLNLLFPELERFTNIYNDAILDLLSSFPSAKAIQKASINTLNAFFSKPAGRKPKLSVAFLKELASNSIAQYWPVNEKLLIQSIRELRFFQQQLKECDEILTQYCKCSSIDVDIELLTSIKGIGQNSAMHFLAEARFQGSVPTKSLLHTVDLIQAYINQVKAKLKVIFRKEVMHI from the coding sequence ATGCATACCAAAGTTTTCTCCATTTTCGTTGGCATTGACGTTTCCAAAGAAAAGTTCAACGTCTGTGCCATTTCCAAGCCTGATTCCATCATTTTCGAGAAAGTTTTCGAGATGTCCAAGCAAGGATTTGCCTCCTTTGTTGACAGTCTTTCTTCTTTCCCCAAAGACTCCATCGTTTTGGCTATGGAGTCTACCGGATGTTATCACCTCAATTTGCTTTCCTTCCTTGCCCTTAACGATTTCTCTTGCATCGTCCTTAACCCTCTTATTGTCAAAGATTCCCCTTCTATTTCTCTTAGAAAGACCAAAACCGACAAAATCGATGCTCGCTCTATCGCTTGCACTTTATTTTACCTTCAACACCAGCTTCCTTCTTCCCCATTCCTCAATCCTGAGTTCCGGGATATTGTTAGGGAACGTGAAAACATCATACATGATATTTCAAGAATCAAGAACAATATCGAAAAGCTTCTTAATCTCCTCTTCCCTGAGCTTGAAAGATTTACCAATATATACAACGATGCTATCTTAGACCTGCTTTCCTCTTTCCCTTCTGCTAAAGCTATTCAAAAGGCTTCTATCAATACTCTGAATGCCTTCTTCTCAAAACCTGCCGGAAGAAAGCCGAAACTTTCTGTTGCTTTTCTAAAAGAACTTGCAAGTAATTCTATCGCTCAATATTGGCCTGTGAATGAGAAGTTACTTATCCAGAGTATCAGAGAGCTCAGATTTTTTCAACAGCAGCTCAAAGAATGCGATGAAATACTTACTCAATATTGCAAATGTTCTTCAATCGATGTAGATATTGAACTACTCACTTCAATTAAAGGCATCGGTCAAAATAGTGCGATGCATTTCTTGGCAGAAGCAAGATTTCAAGGTTCAGTTCCTACAAAAAGCTTATTGCATACTGTGGACTTGATCCAAGCATATATCAATCAGGTAAAAGCAAAATTGAAAGTCATATTTCGAAAAGAGGTAATGCACATTTAA